Proteins encoded by one window of Sulfurospirillum barnesii SES-3:
- a CDS encoding ATP-dependent Clp protease ATP-binding subunit, translated as MNSLFEQLTNQMREAIESAISLALHSKNNEAGPLHVTWGLITNSASILNQVFNKMNIDKSAIELEVKSEVQKLPTVSHVSKENIVISRHLVESLQKAEGLMKQKGDSYLSVDTWLLANIDSDPLKKILGKYLDLLQFKKNLEALRGGKKIDKQSADETLESLEKYGINLTKLASEGKLDPVIGRDEEIGRMMQILIRKSKNNPILIGEPGTGKTAIAEGLALRIAHNDVPLSLQNKSVVALDMSALIAGAKYRGEFEDRLKAVIDEVKKSGNIILFIDEIHTIVGAGASEGSMDAANILKPALARGELHTIGATTLKEYRKYFEKDAALQRRFQPVTVNEPSINEALQILRGIKESLEAHHHVTIMDSALIAAAKLSARYISDRFLPDKAIDLIDEASAELKMQIESEPTELSRIKRVIGTLMVEKEALLMEKNKKNDERLQSIEKELSDAKEKRNSLEIQFETEKSVFNDIASLKTDAEALRREAETAKKNSDFNKAAEIEYGKLPDLLKQEEELKVKWEKMVESGTLLKNSVDEEMIATIVSKWTGIPVTKMLQSEKAKVLHVEEYLKKEVVGQDEAIKAIGRAIKRNKAGLSEQSKPIGSFLFLGPTGVGKTQSAKALANFLFDTTKALIRFDMSEYMEKHSVSRLVGAPPGYVGYDEGGQLTEAVRRKPYSVVLFDEIEKAHPDVFNILLQVLDEGRLTDNKGVTVDFKNTIIILTSNIASDKIMAYEGEKRTEEVMKELRTHFKPEFLNRLDDIIIFNPLSEDGLREIVSIMFKDIETKLSAKEIKAELTLRAKALIAEAGFDPVYGARPLKRALYELVEDRLAELILEEKLHEGESIVIDANEGEIVIHQH; from the coding sequence ATGAACTCACTTTTTGAACAGCTGACAAACCAAATGCGTGAAGCCATTGAGAGCGCTATAAGCCTTGCTTTACACTCCAAAAATAATGAAGCTGGTCCTTTACATGTAACATGGGGACTCATCACTAATTCTGCTTCTATTCTCAATCAAGTCTTTAATAAAATGAATATTGACAAAAGTGCTATAGAGTTAGAAGTAAAAAGTGAAGTACAAAAACTACCAACCGTCTCGCATGTGAGCAAAGAAAATATTGTTATTTCACGACATCTTGTGGAGAGTTTGCAAAAAGCAGAAGGGCTGATGAAACAAAAAGGAGACAGTTATCTCTCTGTGGATACATGGTTGCTTGCCAATATTGATAGTGATCCATTGAAAAAGATTTTGGGTAAATACCTTGATCTATTGCAGTTTAAGAAAAACCTTGAAGCCCTTCGTGGGGGTAAAAAAATCGACAAACAAAGTGCCGATGAAACTCTTGAATCGCTTGAAAAATACGGTATTAATTTGACCAAATTAGCCAGTGAGGGAAAATTGGATCCTGTGATTGGACGGGATGAAGAGATTGGTCGAATGATGCAAATCTTAATTCGTAAAAGTAAAAATAATCCTATCTTGATTGGTGAGCCAGGAACGGGTAAAACGGCCATTGCGGAGGGATTAGCCCTTAGAATTGCACACAATGATGTGCCCTTAAGCCTTCAAAACAAAAGTGTGGTCGCCCTCGATATGAGTGCCTTGATTGCAGGGGCAAAGTATCGTGGTGAGTTTGAAGACAGACTCAAAGCGGTCATTGATGAAGTGAAAAAAAGTGGCAATATTATTTTATTTATCGATGAAATTCATACCATTGTGGGTGCAGGTGCGAGTGAGGGAAGTATGGATGCGGCCAATATTTTAAAGCCAGCTTTAGCCCGTGGTGAACTCCATACCATTGGTGCTACGACACTCAAAGAGTACCGCAAATATTTTGAAAAAGATGCCGCACTGCAACGACGTTTTCAGCCTGTCACGGTGAATGAACCAAGTATTAATGAGGCATTACAGATTTTGCGGGGTATTAAAGAGAGCCTTGAGGCGCATCATCATGTAACCATCATGGATTCAGCATTGATTGCAGCAGCAAAATTAAGTGCTCGATATATCAGTGATCGTTTTCTGCCCGATAAAGCGATTGATTTAATTGATGAGGCATCAGCAGAGCTTAAGATGCAAATTGAGAGTGAACCTACAGAGCTAAGTCGTATTAAAAGGGTTATTGGTACGTTGATGGTAGAAAAAGAGGCTCTTTTAATGGAAAAAAATAAAAAGAACGATGAACGCTTACAGTCCATTGAAAAAGAGCTCAGTGATGCCAAAGAGAAACGCAATAGCCTTGAAATTCAATTTGAGACTGAAAAGAGTGTTTTTAATGACATTGCCTCACTTAAAACAGACGCAGAAGCTTTGCGACGAGAAGCAGAAACGGCTAAGAAAAACAGTGATTTTAACAAGGCTGCAGAAATAGAGTATGGAAAATTACCAGACCTTCTTAAACAAGAAGAAGAACTAAAGGTTAAGTGGGAAAAAATGGTAGAAAGTGGCACACTCTTAAAAAACAGTGTTGATGAAGAGATGATCGCCACCATTGTCAGCAAATGGACAGGGATTCCTGTCACTAAAATGCTTCAAAGTGAGAAAGCAAAAGTATTACATGTAGAAGAGTATCTTAAAAAAGAAGTGGTTGGACAAGATGAAGCTATTAAAGCGATTGGTCGAGCGATCAAGCGTAACAAAGCAGGTCTTAGTGAGCAAAGTAAGCCTATTGGTAGTTTCCTTTTCTTAGGTCCTACAGGGGTGGGTAAAACCCAAAGTGCTAAGGCGTTAGCTAACTTTTTGTTTGATACCACTAAGGCATTGATTCGTTTTGATATGAGCGAATACATGGAAAAACACTCTGTTAGTCGTTTGGTTGGGGCACCTCCAGGGTATGTGGGGTATGATGAGGGCGGACAACTCACAGAAGCGGTACGTAGAAAACCCTACAGTGTTGTCCTGTTTGATGAGATTGAAAAAGCGCATCCTGATGTTTTTAATATTTTGCTTCAAGTGCTTGATGAAGGGCGATTAACGGATAATAAAGGTGTTACGGTTGATTTTAAAAACACGATTATTATTCTAACGTCCAATATTGCCAGCGATAAAATCATGGCGTATGAGGGTGAAAAACGCACCGAAGAGGTGATGAAAGAGTTGCGCACACATTTTAAACCCGAATTTTTGAACCGACTGGATGACATCATTATTTTCAATCCTTTGAGCGAAGATGGTTTACGTGAAATTGTAAGCATTATGTTTAAAGATATTGAGACCAAGCTCTCAGCCAAAGAGATAAAAGCGGAGCTTACACTTCGTGCAAAAGCCTTAATTGCTGAAGCGGGATTTGATCCTGTGTATGGGGCAAGACCCCTTAAACGCGCACTCTATGAGCTTGTTGAGGACAGATTAGCAGAGCTTATTTTGGAAGAGAAATTGCATGAGGGCGAAAGCATCGTCATTGATGCAAATGAAGGTGAAATTGTTATCCATCAACATTAA
- a CDS encoding S41 family peptidase, whose amino-acid sequence MKHLPFATVGFVATFIGITTLFSSSLFADNAEGEKSRLASLAKFTRVLATIEKYYVDDIKIDEIVKKSIEGLLNNLDAHSSYLDEKHFKDLKIQTDGEFGGLGITISQKDGALTIIAPMEGTPADKAGIKAGDIILKINKQSTLNMTIDEAVNIMRGKPGTPIELTIVREGENKPIVVPIVRDIIKIESVYAKTIENENILYVRVVNFDKNIVGDVQEAINKNKKVQGIILDLRNNPGGLLNQAVGLVDIFVEDGIIVSQKGRLESENEEYRASKAGTLSKTPLVVLVNGGSASASEIVSGALQDHKRAIVIGEKTFGKGSVQAVLPVVDNEAIRLTIARYYLPSGRTIQAEGVTPDILVYPGEVPHKNNEQSLKEKDLKKHLESELQKVDTNQTDKKAKTKTKETQKADKEVITQENLFKDLQLKSAIDAIKVLSIKK is encoded by the coding sequence ATGAAACATTTACCTTTTGCTACGGTTGGCTTTGTTGCCACTTTTATCGGTATTACCACACTCTTCTCTTCCTCGCTTTTTGCAGATAATGCGGAGGGTGAAAAAAGTAGACTTGCATCATTGGCTAAATTCACACGTGTTTTAGCGACCATTGAAAAATACTATGTTGATGACATCAAAATTGATGAAATTGTAAAAAAATCCATCGAGGGTCTCTTAAACAACCTTGACGCCCACTCCTCTTATTTGGATGAAAAACATTTTAAAGACCTTAAGATTCAAACCGATGGTGAATTTGGTGGGCTTGGAATTACAATCAGTCAAAAAGATGGTGCGCTTACTATCATTGCTCCTATGGAAGGAACGCCTGCGGATAAAGCGGGTATCAAGGCAGGTGATATTATTTTAAAAATCAATAAACAATCTACCCTAAACATGACGATTGATGAAGCCGTTAACATCATGCGTGGAAAACCTGGAACGCCTATTGAACTTACTATTGTAAGAGAAGGCGAGAACAAGCCAATTGTTGTGCCTATTGTACGGGATATTATTAAAATAGAATCTGTGTATGCCAAAACAATTGAAAATGAAAATATACTCTACGTACGTGTGGTTAACTTTGATAAAAACATTGTAGGGGATGTACAAGAAGCCATTAATAAAAACAAGAAAGTTCAAGGTATTATTTTGGACCTGAGAAACAATCCTGGAGGACTTCTCAATCAAGCGGTTGGGTTGGTAGATATTTTCGTTGAAGATGGGATTATCGTCTCACAAAAAGGTCGTTTAGAATCAGAAAATGAAGAGTACCGTGCTAGCAAAGCAGGCACATTAAGCAAAACACCTTTGGTGGTTTTAGTGAACGGTGGAAGTGCTAGTGCCAGCGAAATTGTAAGCGGTGCCTTGCAAGATCATAAACGTGCTATCGTCATTGGTGAAAAAACCTTTGGAAAAGGAAGCGTACAAGCGGTTCTTCCCGTCGTTGATAATGAGGCGATTCGTTTAACCATTGCTCGCTATTATCTGCCAAGTGGACGTACGATTCAAGCAGAGGGTGTCACTCCTGATATTCTTGTGTATCCAGGAGAAGTTCCCCATAAAAACAATGAACAATCTCTCAAAGAAAAAGATCTTAAAAAACATTTAGAGAGTGAATTGCAAAAAGTAGACACAAACCAAACAGATAAAAAAGCAAAAACAAAAACAAAAGAGACACAAAAAGCAGACAAAGAAGTAATTACGCAAGAGAATTTATTTAAAGATTTACAATTAAAAAGTGCTATTGATGCTATCAAAGTACTTTCAATCAAAAAATAA
- the purC gene encoding phosphoribosylaminoimidazolesuccinocarboxamide synthase, which yields MNKGALLYEGKGKKLFLTDDENLLISVFKDDLTAFNAEKKGNEAGKGALNCKISTQLFHLLEKHGIQTHLVKTLNDTEQLIKKVKIIPIEVVVRNIATGSLAKRLGIKDGTVLPFTLVEFYYKDDALGDPIINDEHCLLLNLVKSESDLEELKRLGREINVIMKSFFAERKLKLVDFKVEFGVDKEGNILLSDEISPDSCRFWDMDTNEKLDKDRFRQGLGDVKVAYEEVLKRILSH from the coding sequence ATGAATAAAGGGGCATTGCTATACGAGGGCAAAGGTAAAAAACTGTTTTTGACAGACGATGAAAATCTTTTAATTTCAGTGTTTAAAGATGATTTGACAGCATTTAATGCCGAAAAAAAAGGCAATGAAGCAGGAAAAGGCGCACTGAATTGTAAAATCAGCACCCAATTGTTTCACCTTTTGGAAAAACACGGCATCCAAACGCACTTAGTTAAAACGCTTAATGATACAGAGCAACTGATTAAAAAAGTAAAGATTATTCCTATTGAAGTGGTTGTTCGCAATATCGCAACGGGTTCACTTGCCAAACGTCTTGGTATTAAAGATGGTACGGTGCTTCCTTTTACCTTGGTTGAGTTTTACTATAAAGATGATGCACTGGGTGATCCTATCATTAATGATGAACACTGCTTGTTGTTGAATCTTGTGAAAAGCGAGTCTGACCTTGAAGAGCTTAAACGCCTTGGTCGTGAGATTAACGTTATTATGAAAAGCTTTTTTGCAGAACGCAAACTCAAACTTGTTGATTTTAAAGTGGAATTTGGTGTCGATAAAGAAGGTAACATCCTTCTCTCCGATGAAATCAGTCCTGATAGCTGTCGTTTTTGGGATATGGATACCAATGAAAAACTGGATAAAGATAGATTTAGACAAGGCTTAGGCGATGTAAAAGTTGCTTATGAAGAAGTCTTAAAACGTATTCTATCTCACTAA
- the purS gene encoding phosphoribosylformylglycinamidine synthase subunit PurS, whose translation MKVIVNIQLKNGVLDPQGKAVHHALSSLKFNEVNDVRIGKQIILDIAESDKAKAHERVTIMCDELLANTVIEDYTIEFPTC comes from the coding sequence ATGAAAGTTATTGTCAACATTCAACTCAAAAATGGCGTTTTAGATCCCCAAGGAAAGGCTGTTCATCATGCACTCTCGTCTTTAAAATTTAACGAAGTGAATGACGTGCGTATTGGAAAGCAAATTATTTTGGACATTGCTGAAAGCGATAAAGCAAAAGCGCACGAGAGAGTAACAATCATGTGCGATGAACTTTTGGCCAATACTGTGATTGAAGATTACACCATCGAGTTTCCAACATGCTAG
- the purQ gene encoding phosphoribosylformylglycinamidine synthase subunit PurQ, which yields MLVAVAVFPGTNCEIDTKYAFEKLGQEVVLVFHKEEKLPEGTDLVVLPGGFSYGDYLRSAAIAKFSPIMKAVIEFANQGGKVLGICNGFQMLVEAGLLPGAMKRNESVHFISKFHPLKVVANDNLFLQKCAIGDVLNIPIAHGEGSFYIDDAGLKELYANKQVLLTYCDENGNVQNPNGSIDAIAGICNKSKNVFGLMPHPERAIESILGSDDGVKMLQGFIQ from the coding sequence ATGCTAGTAGCCGTTGCTGTATTTCCAGGCACCAACTGTGAAATCGACACCAAATACGCCTTTGAAAAACTAGGACAAGAGGTTGTCCTTGTCTTTCATAAAGAAGAAAAATTACCAGAGGGAACCGATTTAGTCGTCCTTCCTGGTGGTTTTAGCTATGGCGATTACTTACGAAGTGCGGCTATTGCAAAATTTTCACCGATTATGAAAGCTGTCATTGAGTTTGCCAATCAGGGTGGGAAAGTATTGGGTATTTGTAATGGTTTTCAAATGCTGGTTGAAGCAGGATTGCTTCCAGGGGCTATGAAACGCAATGAGAGTGTGCATTTTATTTCTAAATTTCACCCTCTAAAAGTCGTTGCCAATGATAATCTTTTTTTACAAAAATGTGCCATTGGAGATGTGTTAAATATTCCAATTGCTCATGGTGAGGGAAGCTTTTATATTGATGATGCAGGACTTAAAGAACTGTATGCCAATAAGCAAGTCCTTCTTACTTATTGTGATGAAAATGGCAATGTGCAAAACCCTAACGGTTCCATCGATGCCATCGCAGGAATTTGCAACAAAAGCAAAAATGTTTTTGGTCTTATGCCTCACCCTGAACGGGCTATTGAGAGCATTTTAGGCTCTGATGATGGGGTTAAAATGTTGCAAGGGTTCATTCAATAA
- a CDS encoding lysophospholipid acyltransferase family protein: protein MKILARIRAIFVAIEFSITVLITVVFMYIFSKNTRPVRRFWAKLQTYLIGFKIHTKGELCEKTTLLVMNHQSLLDIVTLEAIHPKDLCWVAKKEIGDIPLFGHILKAPKMIAIDRNDKRSIVKLIKVGQERLHEGRVLAMFPEGTRGRGNTLLKFQSGAKIVAEKLNLIVQPAVIVGTRNVLDSQNLLANGGDVHVIFLDPINPHEDEQWYEKMHDAMSKTLQEHTSS from the coding sequence ATGAAAATATTAGCAAGAATTAGAGCTATTTTTGTTGCTATTGAATTTAGTATTACTGTTTTAATCACCGTTGTTTTCATGTATATTTTTTCCAAAAACACACGACCCGTTCGTCGTTTTTGGGCAAAGCTACAAACCTACCTCATTGGTTTTAAGATTCACACTAAAGGCGAACTTTGCGAGAAAACAACGCTTCTGGTGATGAATCATCAAAGTTTACTCGACATTGTCACTCTTGAAGCAATTCATCCCAAAGATTTGTGTTGGGTTGCTAAAAAAGAGATTGGTGATATTCCTCTTTTTGGGCATATTTTAAAAGCACCAAAGATGATTGCTATTGATAGAAACGATAAGCGTTCTATTGTTAAACTCATCAAAGTAGGTCAAGAAAGGCTTCATGAAGGACGTGTGCTTGCTATGTTTCCAGAAGGAACTCGTGGACGTGGCAATACACTTCTTAAATTTCAAAGTGGTGCAAAAATTGTAGCGGAAAAACTAAATCTTATTGTGCAACCTGCTGTGATTGTTGGTACACGCAATGTTCTGGATTCACAAAATCTTTTAGCCAATGGTGGCGATGTGCATGTTATCTTTTTAGACCCCATCAATCCCCACGAAGATGAACAGTGGTATGAAAAAATGCATGATGCAATGAGCAAAACCTTGCAAGAGCACACTTCTTCTTAA
- the htpG gene encoding molecular chaperone HtpG — protein sequence MSKHQFQTEVTQLLDLMIHSLYSNKEIFLRELVSNASDALDKLNYLTLTDEKYKALSYVPRIDIAINKEAKTLTLSDSGIGMNEEDLVENLGTIAKSGTKSFLQNLSGDKKKDSSLIGQFGVGFYSAFMVANKIEVVSRKAGEEKAYMWSSTAGAEYDISEVSKENHGTSITLYLKDDEDEFLEFYRIQNVIKKYSNHIQFPIFMDKEVKEYDDEGKEKSTEIKNEQINKASALWTVAKSQIKPEEYKDFYQQISHDSTDPLLWSHTKAEGTFEYTTLFYIPSTPPMDLFRMDYKPGVKLYVKRVFITDDEKELLPTYLRFVKGIIDAEDLPLNVSREILQQNRVLETIKKASVKKILSELKSLKEKDAEKYLEFYKNFGRVIKEGLYNDWDNKEALLELVLFKSSKREGLVSLKEYKEAMKEEQKSIYYITGENEKLLRNSPLIEQFKAKDIEVLLLDEEVDAIVFPMVGEYDKTPIKPVNNSDIDEEIKEDKAKVEEDEKTYKEILVKMKEILKDDAKDVKISSRLSDSPSCLVYDKNDPDFQMQQMLKQMGQDNLPTVKPILEINPEHEIFKKLGAKSDLLELNDIAFLLLDQAKLQEGMKIEDTAAFAKRLNRFIAKAL from the coding sequence ATGTCAAAACATCAATTTCAAACCGAAGTCACTCAGCTTTTAGACCTGATGATTCACTCACTTTACTCGAACAAAGAGATCTTTTTACGTGAACTTGTTTCCAATGCTTCCGATGCCCTCGATAAGTTAAACTACCTCACACTCACCGATGAAAAATACAAAGCACTCTCCTATGTGCCTCGTATCGACATCGCCATCAACAAAGAAGCTAAAACACTCACACTGAGTGACAGTGGCATTGGTATGAACGAAGAAGATTTGGTTGAGAATCTTGGAACCATTGCTAAAAGTGGTACAAAATCATTCTTACAAAACCTCAGTGGCGATAAAAAGAAAGATTCTAGCTTGATTGGTCAATTTGGTGTTGGTTTTTACTCGGCATTTATGGTTGCCAACAAAATTGAAGTGGTAAGCCGTAAAGCGGGCGAAGAAAAAGCGTATATGTGGAGCTCAACCGCAGGTGCGGAGTATGACATCTCTGAAGTGTCCAAAGAGAACCACGGTACCTCTATTACGCTCTATCTCAAAGACGATGAGGACGAATTTTTAGAGTTTTACCGCATTCAAAACGTCATCAAAAAATACTCAAACCACATTCAATTCCCTATTTTTATGGACAAAGAAGTCAAAGAGTACGACGATGAAGGCAAAGAAAAAAGCACTGAAATCAAAAATGAGCAGATCAACAAAGCGAGTGCACTTTGGACAGTAGCCAAAAGTCAAATCAAGCCTGAAGAGTACAAAGACTTTTACCAACAAATCTCTCACGATAGCACCGATCCACTCCTTTGGAGCCACACCAAAGCTGAGGGTACATTTGAGTACACCACTCTCTTCTACATTCCCTCAACGCCTCCAATGGACTTGTTTAGAATGGACTATAAACCAGGGGTCAAGCTTTACGTTAAACGTGTCTTTATTACCGATGATGAGAAAGAACTTTTGCCAACGTATCTTCGTTTTGTCAAAGGTATCATCGATGCGGAAGACCTACCACTCAACGTCAGCCGTGAGATTTTACAACAAAACAGAGTCCTAGAAACCATCAAAAAAGCGTCTGTTAAAAAAATCTTGAGCGAGCTTAAATCGCTCAAAGAAAAAGATGCTGAAAAATACCTTGAGTTCTACAAAAACTTCGGACGTGTTATTAAAGAAGGTTTGTATAACGATTGGGACAATAAAGAAGCGCTACTAGAGCTTGTACTGTTCAAATCGTCAAAACGTGAAGGTTTAGTGAGCCTAAAAGAGTACAAAGAGGCGATGAAAGAAGAGCAAAAAAGCATCTACTACATCACGGGCGAAAACGAAAAGTTACTACGCAACTCGCCACTTATCGAGCAATTTAAAGCCAAAGACATCGAAGTCTTGCTCCTTGATGAAGAAGTCGATGCCATCGTCTTCCCAATGGTCGGTGAATACGACAAAACGCCGATCAAACCTGTAAACAATTCTGACATTGATGAAGAAATCAAAGAAGATAAAGCCAAAGTGGAAGAGGATGAAAAAACCTACAAAGAGATTTTGGTCAAAATGAAAGAAATCCTCAAAGATGATGCGAAAGATGTCAAAATCTCTAGTCGTTTGAGCGACTCTCCATCATGCTTGGTCTACGATAAAAACGACCCAGATTTCCAAATGCAACAGATGCTCAAGCAGATGGGACAAGACAATCTCCCAACCGTTAAACCTATCTTAGAAATCAACCCTGAGCATGAAATTTTCAAAAAACTCGGTGCAAAAAGCGACCTTTTAGAGCTAAATGACATCGCTTTCTTGCTTCTTGATCAAGCAAAACTTCAAGAAGGCATGAAAATCGAAGATACCGCAGCGTTTGCTAAACGCTTGAACCGTTTTATCGCTAAAGCGCTTTAA
- a CDS encoding response regulator translates to MLKVMIIEDEPLIALNLEKLLEKKGFEVTGHASNWEEAHTLFHTTKPHIVLSDIKLENDESGIDIVKQLKKMNDFCVIYLTSYGDDAMIEKALSTNPAAYITKPFKEIDLNAALKLVSSKIKNKNINPDFYYNKETRALFYKNAQIILTKQESDLFHICYLSKGFFVSMANVEYAIWGEEHVSDSTRRGLIHRLRKKLHDTIFEYSSGLGCKVDKIA, encoded by the coding sequence ATGCTAAAAGTAATGATTATTGAAGATGAACCTCTTATCGCCCTAAACCTTGAAAAGCTTTTAGAAAAAAAAGGCTTTGAAGTCACAGGACATGCTAGTAATTGGGAAGAAGCACACACACTTTTTCATACCACTAAACCCCATATTGTCCTTAGTGACATTAAACTTGAAAATGACGAATCAGGCATTGACATTGTAAAGCAGTTAAAAAAAATGAATGATTTTTGCGTCATATACCTAACCTCCTATGGCGATGATGCGATGATTGAAAAAGCATTGAGTACCAACCCTGCTGCGTATATTACAAAGCCTTTTAAAGAAATTGACCTCAATGCTGCCTTAAAACTTGTTTCCTCAAAAATTAAAAATAAAAACATCAATCCCGATTTTTACTACAACAAAGAAACCCGTGCTCTTTTTTATAAAAATGCGCAGATTATTTTAACGAAACAAGAATCCGACCTTTTTCACATCTGTTATCTTAGCAAAGGATTTTTTGTCTCGATGGCGAACGTTGAGTATGCTATTTGGGGAGAAGAACACGTGAGTGACTCAACACGAAGAGGCTTGATTCATCGTTTGCGAAAAAAATTACACGATACCATCTTTGAGTATTCCAGCGGACTAGGATGCAAAGTGGATAAGATAGCATGA
- a CDS encoding transporter substrate-binding domain-containing protein: MRALLFIFFIVVYGFATTSIAEKSAQLHLTQEQKQWLLEHPRIIVGMDPDYAPYEWVDEQGNFIGIVVDYLHELEQILGVRFEIVKNKSWEELLLLAKKGELDMLTSIVKTPERSTYLSFSEPYHSSPTIIVDNGKGAFIGSLKQLNTKRVVVEKEYFMAEFIKKKYPQILLLLAPSTKEALKMVQNGEADAYVGDANLVDYVIKKNHLSSLRFSGQTEYISHQAFAFTKGNEALAPIFSQAMATIPKEEFDAMFHYWLSLDYGINRETLITYSLFIALIFTVIGYWIYRLRQEINQRKSAEQKLKTSEELYRELTEDVTDVIWKANSQHILTYISPSVEDKLGFRPDELVGHHVFEMFTDEGIAIVMERIKQRKESKEEAINDVYSIFEVQHKCKDGSFIWGEVVSKAVYDKNHTVIGYHGISRETTARKAMEREKELLYQELDHRVKNNLQVISSIISLHSLQEDTSRSLEDIHNTIAAISLAHDKLHQNATRKTLEIKQYVTALLNNLLASSVLDIQKEVYSPELYLSAQYSITLGIIINEFVSNSIKYAFKGIRSPKITVTIEKEDGFIAVLVSDNGIGFKKEEAPNSGIGLDIITTLIKSKFKTDVRFFNNNGTSMALKIPYM; the protein is encoded by the coding sequence ATGAGAGCGCTTCTTTTTATTTTTTTCATTGTGGTTTATGGGTTTGCCACAACTTCCATCGCCGAAAAATCAGCACAACTCCACCTTACGCAAGAACAAAAGCAATGGCTTCTTGAGCATCCTCGTATCATCGTTGGGATGGACCCTGATTATGCACCGTATGAGTGGGTCGATGAACAGGGCAATTTCATAGGCATTGTGGTTGATTATCTGCATGAACTTGAACAAATACTGGGTGTGCGCTTTGAGATCGTCAAAAACAAATCATGGGAGGAGTTGCTTCTTCTTGCCAAAAAGGGTGAGTTGGACATGCTAACGAGCATTGTCAAAACGCCAGAGCGCTCCACATATCTGAGCTTTAGTGAGCCTTATCATAGCTCACCTACGATTATTGTCGATAATGGAAAAGGTGCGTTTATAGGGAGTTTAAAACAACTCAACACCAAAAGAGTCGTTGTTGAAAAAGAGTATTTTATGGCGGAGTTTATCAAAAAAAAATACCCCCAAATTCTGCTTCTCTTAGCACCTTCCACCAAAGAAGCGTTAAAAATGGTACAAAATGGAGAAGCCGATGCCTATGTGGGTGATGCCAATCTTGTGGATTATGTGATTAAAAAAAACCATTTAAGTTCATTACGTTTTTCAGGACAAACAGAATACATCAGTCATCAAGCATTTGCTTTTACCAAGGGCAATGAAGCGTTAGCGCCTATTTTCAGCCAAGCGATGGCGACCATTCCCAAAGAGGAATTTGATGCCATGTTTCATTACTGGCTGAGTCTTGATTATGGGATAAATCGTGAAACGCTCATCACATACAGCCTCTTCATTGCGCTTATATTTACCGTGATAGGTTACTGGATTTATCGATTGCGCCAAGAGATTAACCAGCGAAAAAGTGCGGAACAAAAACTTAAAACAAGTGAAGAGCTCTATCGTGAGCTCACCGAAGATGTCACCGATGTGATTTGGAAAGCCAATAGCCAGCATATTTTAACCTACATCAGCCCTAGCGTGGAAGATAAGTTAGGGTTTCGTCCTGATGAATTAGTGGGTCATCATGTATTTGAGATGTTTACCGATGAGGGCATTGCCATCGTGATGGAGCGCATCAAACAGAGAAAAGAGAGCAAAGAAGAAGCCATAAACGATGTTTACTCTATATTTGAAGTGCAACATAAGTGCAAAGATGGCTCGTTTATCTGGGGAGAAGTGGTTTCAAAAGCAGTCTACGATAAAAATCACACGGTTATTGGCTACCATGGCATTAGCAGGGAAACAACGGCACGTAAAGCAATGGAGCGAGAAAAAGAGTTGTTGTATCAAGAGTTAGACCACAGGGTTAAAAATAACCTTCAAGTCATCTCCAGCATCATCTCATTGCACTCGTTACAAGAGGATACATCACGCTCACTTGAAGACATTCATAACACCATCGCCGCCATCTCTTTAGCGCATGACAAACTCCATCAAAACGCAACACGAAAAACATTGGAGATAAAACAGTATGTCACCGCTTTGTTGAATAACCTACTTGCAAGTTCAGTGTTAGACATTCAAAAAGAGGTATACTCTCCTGAACTGTACCTAAGCGCACAATACTCCATTACCCTTGGCATCATCATCAATGAATTTGTAAGTAACTCCATCAAATACGCCTTTAAAGGCATACGCTCACCGAAAATTACTGTGACCATTGAAAAAGAAGACGGTTTTATTGCCGTTTTAGTTTCCGATAATGGCATAGGTTTCAAAAAAGAAGAAGCACCAAATTCTGGCATTGGACTGGACATCATCACAACACTCATCAAAAGTAAATTTAAAACCGATGTACGTTTTTTTAATAATAACGGAACATCTATGGCTCTAAAAATCCCTTACATGTAA